One Prevotella melaninogenica DNA window includes the following coding sequences:
- a CDS encoding RagB/SusD family nutrient uptake outer membrane protein, with the protein MKKVYVLLLAAIAMVSCSVERHPEYMMDDDTMTKNIDESFPSLLNGCYGFLKTWSDPMYRCGEYAGDNIMIRGTSTDAFYEFISYSRTPNNYRLQNFWDYSYKVVAQASNIIKDIPEGKSTITDTQLGECYYLRGMIYFYLCRAYGRPYAQNPDTNLGMPIVNGTPDDPVHAMLPNRSTVKETYEQAIKDLEKAASLMTEDLHGEERCIFASKEAAWAMLSRIYLYMSGTYETPNTAYAQKSVEYATKVIDSGKFSLLSRKDYGVSNTLEPENNPENIFVVKRVDSEFPGWDYYYTIGGMYSNIGGMGWGEMYASGKYLDLLNETGQNDWFNKKYTDIRAQFIEPQYVKDKTDKYVPVFRFIKNVYDAKGNQVNFNYVQLRYTRQPDNSLTCDTTGTGHTTPLVLTPIDPAQRLYSINYQGHTYRGVLDYQMKLNRVYPMFYVVKCSRQGGKENQLYSPIISRLDEMYLNRAEANVKLGNIASAMADVNTIRERAIVGGSYTSAQFTAATAKTLVDKERQLELAFEAERSYDVFRNGDTLTRRFPGPHQPMVDIPATDYRVIYFIPQSAINAYKGNLEQNPSSN; encoded by the coding sequence ATGAAAAAAGTATATGTGCTGCTCTTAGCAGCTATTGCAATGGTATCGTGTAGCGTAGAGCGTCATCCTGAATACATGATGGATGATGATACCATGACTAAAAACATTGATGAGAGTTTTCCATCGCTACTGAATGGATGCTATGGATTCCTAAAAACGTGGTCGGACCCTATGTATCGCTGTGGCGAGTATGCTGGAGATAACATCATGATTCGTGGTACTTCCACCGATGCTTTCTATGAGTTTATCTCTTATTCGCGCACTCCTAATAACTACCGATTGCAGAACTTCTGGGATTATAGCTATAAGGTGGTTGCGCAGGCATCTAATATCATCAAGGATATTCCTGAAGGTAAGAGTACGATTACCGATACACAGTTAGGAGAATGCTACTATCTGCGTGGCATGATTTACTTCTATCTCTGTCGTGCATACGGTAGACCATACGCGCAAAACCCTGATACAAACCTCGGTATGCCTATCGTTAACGGTACACCTGACGACCCAGTACACGCTATGTTGCCTAATCGTTCTACTGTGAAAGAGACCTACGAACAGGCAATTAAGGACTTGGAGAAGGCGGCTTCGCTGATGACAGAAGACCTGCACGGCGAAGAACGTTGTATCTTTGCTTCTAAAGAGGCTGCTTGGGCTATGCTGAGTAGAATCTATCTCTATATGAGTGGAACTTACGAAACGCCTAACACTGCCTATGCACAGAAGAGTGTTGAGTACGCAACAAAGGTAATCGACTCTGGTAAGTTTAGTCTGTTGAGCCGTAAGGACTATGGCGTTAGCAACACGCTTGAGCCAGAAAACAACCCTGAAAACATCTTCGTGGTGAAAAGAGTAGACTCTGAGTTCCCTGGTTGGGACTATTATTACACCATCGGCGGTATGTATTCAAATATCGGCGGTATGGGTTGGGGCGAAATGTATGCGTCTGGTAAATACCTTGATTTGCTGAACGAGACTGGACAGAACGACTGGTTTAATAAGAAGTACACCGATATTCGTGCGCAATTCATTGAGCCACAGTATGTAAAAGACAAGACAGACAAGTATGTTCCTGTCTTCCGCTTCATCAAGAATGTCTATGATGCCAAGGGTAATCAGGTGAATTTCAACTACGTACAGCTGCGTTATACCCGTCAGCCAGACAATAGTTTGACTTGCGATACCACTGGAACGGGACACACTACTCCGCTTGTTCTCACACCAATCGACCCTGCACAGCGTCTTTACTCGATTAATTATCAGGGGCATACCTATCGCGGTGTGCTTGATTATCAGATGAAGCTCAACCGCGTTTATCCTATGTTCTATGTGGTGAAGTGCTCTCGTCAGGGTGGCAAGGAGAATCAGTTGTATTCGCCTATCATCTCTCGTCTTGACGAAATGTATCTCAATCGTGCTGAAGCAAATGTGAAATTGGGTAATATCGCCAGTGCGATGGCTGACGTGAACACAATCCGTGAGCGTGCTATCGTGGGTGGAAGCTATACGAGTGCTCAGTTTACTGCTGCCACAGCAAAGACTTTGGTGGATAAAGAACGTCAGTTAGAGTTGGCGTTTGAGGCAGAGCGCAGCTACGATGTGTTCCGCAATGGCGACACCCTTACACGTCGTTTCCCTGGTCCTCATCAGCCAATGGTTGACATTCCAGCAACCGACTACCGTGTGATTTACTTCATTCCACAGTCGGCTATCAATGCCTATAAGGGCAATCTGGAACAAAATCCAAGTAGTAACTAA
- a CDS encoding winged helix-turn-helix transcriptional regulator codes for MNRNEVRDALYPNCPIRNVLSRVGDKWSMLVLFTLENNDCQRFKELQRNIPDISQKMLTATLKMLEGDGLIHREVFPEIPPRVEYSLTEKGKSLLPLIDNLLSWASENMEDIIESRKQYLLK; via the coding sequence ATGAATAGAAACGAAGTCAGAGATGCCCTCTATCCTAACTGTCCTATAAGAAATGTACTATCAAGAGTTGGGGACAAGTGGTCGATGTTGGTGCTTTTCACGTTGGAGAACAACGATTGCCAACGCTTTAAGGAACTGCAACGTAATATACCCGATATTTCTCAAAAGATGCTGACTGCAACGCTGAAGATGTTGGAGGGTGACGGACTTATTCATCGGGAAGTCTTTCCAGAGATACCTCCCCGCGTTGAATATTCGCTTACGGAGAAAGGAAAAAGTCTACTGCCGCTTATCGACAACCTCCTTTCATGGGCGAGTGAGAACATGGAAGATATTATTGAGTCGAGAAAACAGTATCTTTTAAAGTAG
- a CDS encoding cupin domain-containing protein: protein MKTVETIKNGKNFTAVNVGKLSDIKDYVLPFGEIEIPGKVFVGQALQTTGSELSFQTLVPGQDSGFLHTHKTHEELYFILKGEGEYQVDGEVFPVTEGSIIRVAPEGKRALKNMGKDEMLMLCIQYKANSFAENDAPMTDGVILNEELKW, encoded by the coding sequence ATGAAAACAGTTGAAACGATCAAGAATGGTAAGAACTTCACAGCAGTAAACGTTGGTAAGCTCAGCGATATTAAGGATTATGTACTCCCATTCGGAGAGATAGAGATTCCGGGTAAGGTATTCGTTGGTCAGGCATTACAGACGACAGGTAGCGAACTTTCATTCCAGACTCTTGTACCTGGTCAGGATAGTGGTTTCCTTCATACACACAAGACACACGAGGAACTTTACTTTATCCTCAAAGGCGAAGGTGAGTATCAGGTTGATGGCGAGGTCTTCCCTGTAACTGAAGGTAGTATTATCCGCGTTGCACCAGAGGGAAAACGTGCGTTGAAGAACATGGGCAAAGATGAGATGCTGATGCTCTGCATTCAGTATAAGGCAAACAGCTTTGCTGAGAATGATGCACCTATGACCGACGGTGTGATACTGAATGAAGAACTGAAATGGTAA
- a CDS encoding glycoside hydrolase family 2 TIM barrel-domain containing protein: protein MHKQFLIGLLLSSLTAAPIQADDYPTGGYLFGQATAPTGNEWQSPGALGYNKLPARALFSSFSSVDEARKVLPEFAKDYLSLNGEWSFHFSKNPDERPKDFFTKGYDDSKWDRLQVPVSWNMAGIQKDGTLKYGVPIYVNQWVIFKYNIEPGDWKKGVMREPPKNYTTYEYRNEVGSFRRSFDIPTTWDGKEVYLNFDGVDSFFYLWINGRYVGFSKNSRNTAQFDITPYITKGKNEVAVEVYRSSDGSFLEAQDMFRLPGIFRNVSVTATPKVHIADVKAIPSYTDGKGTVNLNTTLQNLTAKNAKDLHLRWSIYKNRLFADDNELVATFEDAKAKTVCNSKGQADVRQTLTVNNAAAWTAEEPNVYVLVGELMQGKRVVETISFQTGFRTVEIKNTPASQDEFGLAGRYYYINGKPVKLKGVNRHDTNPLTGKVISREQMEHEIMLMKRANINHIRTSHYPNDPYFYYLCNKYGIYLESEANIESHEYFYGKASLSHVPEFQAAHVDRVMAMTHQLVNQPSIVIWSLGNEAGPGHNFVVAYDSLKAYDASRPVQYERNNDIVDMGSNQYPSIAWTRDAVKGKMGIKYPFHISEYAHSMGNAVGNLVDYWEAMESTNFFMGGAIWDWIDQSMYNYTKDGKRYLAYGGDFGDTPNDGQFVMNGVIFGDETPKPQYYEVKKVYQYIGTSWKDAKTATLDVFNKNYYSDDLSGYAMSYSLTADGVIVKKGDLELGSVPARSHKSITIAGLNEGLDPNKEYLLHITYRLKHDMPWAKAGYVQAEEQLPVQVAAARPAIAAAGKVNMSAVKDNKIVFSGKTFTTTFDLTKGTIYNLQYDGKTIIADGCGPELNAFRAWVNNDNWAYEGWYANGLNNLQHKCTNYTTHANADGSVSVVFNVESQAPYGYRLEGGNANWKKLIEYKEKPFGKDDFRFNTQVVYTIFPDGSIESESAITSNKPNLTLAKLGYTVRVPKALSLLNYYGRGTVDNYPDRKTGQMIGLYEQQEVEDEFVAFPKPQDTGNHQDTRWLSLTGNTGNNGLYGAVFVAKDKMSFSALPWSDNTIAMANHPHELPQSEYTHLHLDMAITGLGGNSCGQGGPLLRDRVMATPHTFGYMIRPMNSVKTNDLVSNANVSLNGATPLTIIRDGEGNVTINANGAKGDIYYRVNGNKKAVKYTGPVNLRDGGTISAWAQENDWLVASQTFSRIESIPLSVVFASSQESGEGDASHLTDGNPSSYWHTMYSVTVANHPHWVDFDCGGMKTIKGFTYLPRQDSNNGNIKKYSIQVSNDGKTWGKAVAEGEFENNRKEKTILLTTPVKARFVRLTALSEQSGQDFATGAEFKVLEK from the coding sequence ATGCATAAACAATTTTTAATCGGTTTATTATTATCGTCATTAACAGCTGCGCCTATACAGGCTGATGACTATCCTACTGGAGGCTATCTCTTCGGTCAGGCAACAGCACCAACTGGTAATGAATGGCAGTCACCTGGTGCACTGGGTTATAACAAGTTGCCAGCACGTGCGCTATTCTCTTCTTTCTCATCGGTTGATGAGGCAAGAAAAGTATTGCCAGAGTTTGCTAAGGATTACCTTTCTCTTAACGGAGAATGGAGTTTCCACTTCTCAAAGAACCCCGATGAACGTCCAAAAGACTTCTTCACAAAGGGTTATGATGACAGCAAGTGGGACCGTCTGCAGGTGCCAGTAAGCTGGAATATGGCAGGTATTCAGAAAGATGGAACACTGAAGTATGGTGTGCCTATCTATGTGAATCAGTGGGTTATCTTCAAATATAACATCGAACCAGGCGACTGGAAGAAGGGTGTTATGCGTGAACCGCCAAAGAACTATACCACTTACGAATATCGTAATGAGGTAGGTTCGTTCAGAAGAAGCTTTGATATTCCAACTACTTGGGACGGTAAGGAAGTCTACCTCAACTTTGATGGTGTAGACTCATTCTTCTATTTGTGGATCAACGGTCGTTACGTGGGCTTCTCAAAGAACTCACGCAATACGGCACAATTTGATATTACCCCTTATATCACTAAGGGAAAGAATGAGGTAGCAGTAGAGGTTTACCGTTCGTCAGACGGTAGTTTCCTCGAGGCACAGGATATGTTCCGCTTGCCTGGTATCTTCCGTAATGTCAGCGTAACAGCTACTCCGAAGGTACATATTGCTGATGTGAAGGCTATCCCTTCTTATACTGACGGCAAGGGTACTGTAAATCTCAATACAACACTGCAGAACCTCACAGCTAAGAATGCGAAGGATCTCCACCTTCGTTGGAGCATTTATAAAAACAGACTCTTTGCTGATGACAACGAGTTGGTGGCAACCTTCGAGGATGCAAAGGCAAAGACCGTTTGTAACAGTAAGGGACAGGCTGACGTTCGACAGACACTCACTGTGAACAATGCGGCAGCATGGACAGCAGAAGAGCCAAATGTCTATGTTCTCGTTGGTGAGTTGATGCAGGGAAAGAGGGTAGTCGAAACGATAAGTTTCCAAACTGGTTTCCGTACAGTTGAGATTAAGAATACACCAGCAAGTCAGGACGAGTTCGGATTGGCTGGAAGATATTACTATATCAATGGTAAGCCAGTGAAACTCAAGGGTGTGAACCGCCACGATACCAACCCATTGACAGGTAAGGTTATCTCTCGTGAGCAGATGGAACATGAGATTATGCTGATGAAGCGTGCGAATATCAACCACATACGTACCTCTCATTATCCTAACGACCCTTACTTCTATTATCTCTGCAACAAATATGGTATCTACTTGGAGAGCGAGGCAAACATTGAGAGTCATGAGTACTTCTATGGCAAGGCATCGCTTTCACACGTACCAGAGTTCCAAGCAGCACACGTTGATCGTGTAATGGCAATGACTCACCAGCTTGTTAATCAGCCTTCAATCGTTATCTGGAGTTTGGGTAATGAGGCAGGACCGGGTCATAACTTTGTTGTAGCCTACGACTCTCTGAAGGCTTACGATGCTTCAAGACCAGTACAGTATGAGCGCAACAACGACATCGTGGACATGGGTTCTAACCAGTATCCAAGTATTGCTTGGACTCGCGATGCAGTGAAGGGTAAGATGGGTATCAAGTATCCTTTCCATATCTCAGAGTATGCCCATTCAATGGGTAACGCTGTAGGTAACCTCGTTGACTATTGGGAAGCAATGGAGTCTACGAACTTCTTTATGGGTGGTGCTATCTGGGACTGGATTGACCAGAGTATGTACAACTACACAAAGGACGGCAAGCGTTACCTCGCTTATGGTGGTGACTTCGGTGATACGCCTAACGATGGACAGTTTGTTATGAACGGTGTTATCTTCGGTGATGAGACACCAAAGCCACAGTATTATGAGGTGAAGAAGGTGTATCAGTATATTGGAACAAGCTGGAAGGACGCTAAGACAGCTACTTTGGATGTATTCAATAAGAACTACTACTCTGATGATCTCAGTGGTTATGCAATGTCTTATAGCCTGACAGCTGATGGTGTAATCGTTAAGAAGGGCGACCTTGAGCTTGGTAGTGTACCAGCAAGAAGTCATAAGAGCATTACAATCGCAGGACTCAACGAGGGTCTTGACCCAAATAAGGAGTACCTCCTCCACATTACCTATCGCCTCAAGCATGACATGCCATGGGCAAAGGCAGGATATGTTCAGGCTGAAGAGCAGTTGCCTGTACAGGTAGCAGCGGCTCGTCCAGCTATCGCTGCAGCAGGTAAGGTGAATATGTCTGCCGTAAAGGACAATAAGATAGTCTTCTCTGGCAAGACCTTCACAACGACATTCGACCTCACAAAGGGTACGATTTATAACCTCCAGTACGATGGTAAGACTATCATTGCAGACGGTTGTGGACCAGAGTTGAACGCTTTCCGTGCATGGGTTAACAATGATAACTGGGCTTACGAAGGATGGTATGCAAATGGTTTGAACAACCTGCAGCATAAGTGTACTAACTATACAACCCACGCAAATGCTGACGGTTCTGTTTCTGTTGTGTTCAATGTTGAGTCACAGGCACCTTATGGTTATCGCCTTGAGGGTGGTAATGCCAACTGGAAGAAGCTCATCGAATACAAGGAAAAGCCATTCGGTAAGGATGATTTCCGCTTCAATACGCAGGTGGTTTATACCATCTTCCCTGACGGTAGCATCGAGAGCGAGAGCGCAATAACAAGCAATAAGCCTAATCTCACACTCGCTAAGTTAGGTTATACAGTTCGTGTTCCAAAGGCTCTCAGCCTGTTGAATTACTATGGTCGTGGTACTGTTGACAACTATCCAGACCGCAAGACAGGTCAGATGATTGGTCTCTACGAGCAGCAGGAAGTTGAGGATGAGTTCGTTGCCTTCCCTAAACCACAGGATACGGGTAACCATCAGGATACTCGTTGGCTCTCACTCACTGGTAATACTGGTAACAATGGCCTCTATGGTGCTGTCTTCGTGGCTAAGGATAAGATGAGTTTCTCTGCACTTCCTTGGTCGGATAATACCATCGCAATGGCTAACCATCCACACGAGTTGCCACAGAGTGAATACACTCATTTGCACCTTGATATGGCTATCACTGGTCTTGGTGGTAACAGTTGTGGACAGGGTGGTCCGTTATTGCGCGATCGTGTCATGGCAACGCCACACACCTTTGGTTATATGATTCGTCCTATGAACTCTGTTAAGACTAATGACCTCGTTAGCAATGCGAATGTAAGTCTTAACGGTGCTACGCCACTTACTATCATCCGTGATGGTGAGGGCAATGTGACGATCAATGCAAACGGTGCGAAGGGCGATATCTACTATCGTGTTAATGGCAACAAGAAGGCAGTGAAGTACACTGGTCCTGTTAACTTGCGCGATGGCGGTACTATCTCAGCTTGGGCGCAGGAGAATGATTGGCTTGTAGCTTCTCAGACCTTCTCACGCATCGAGAGCATCCCATTGTCAGTGGTCTTCGCTTCAAGTCAGGAGAGTGGTGAGGGTGATGCAAGTCATCTTACCGATGGCAACCCAAGCAGTTACTGGCACACAATGTACTCTGTTACAGTGGCTAATCACCCACACTGGGTTGACTTCGACTGTGGCGGTATGAAGACTATCAAGGGCTTCACCTACCTTCCACGTCAGGACAGCAACAATGGTAACATCAAGAAGTACAGCATTCAGGTTAGCAACGACGGCAAGACATGGGGTAAGGCTGTTGCTGAAGGTGAGTTTGAGAACAACAGAAAGGAAAAGACTATCCTCCTCACCACACCGGTTAAGGCCCGCTTCGTCCGTCTGACAGCCCTCAGTGAGCAGTCTGGTCAGGACTTTGCAACAGGTGCTGAGTTCAAAGTGTTGGAGAAGTAA
- a CDS encoding YiiX/YebB-like N1pC/P60 family cysteine hydrolase, translated as MKKFKTIIMLLLVAIALYAQRTPRVTNDFKEGDLIFQVSQSRQSPFIQLATNSPWSHCGVVVEKEGKLYVLEASNVVKVTPLKKWIDRGKMGRYKRRRVLNKPVKIKYAKYLGKRYDLAFKFNNDKYYCSELIYDIYKD; from the coding sequence ATGAAAAAGTTTAAGACAATAATCATGTTGCTATTGGTTGCTATTGCATTATATGCGCAGCGAACTCCAAGAGTGACGAATGATTTTAAGGAGGGAGACTTAATCTTTCAAGTATCGCAAAGTCGTCAGTCGCCTTTTATTCAATTAGCAACTAATTCTCCGTGGTCACATTGTGGTGTGGTTGTAGAGAAGGAAGGCAAACTCTATGTGCTTGAAGCTTCTAATGTTGTCAAGGTCACTCCACTAAAAAAATGGATTGATAGGGGTAAGATGGGAAGGTATAAGAGAAGACGAGTACTGAACAAACCTGTCAAAATTAAGTACGCTAAATACCTTGGTAAGCGTTATGATTTAGCCTTTAAGTTTAATAATGATAAGTACTATTGTTCAGAACTTATATATGACATCTATAAGGATTAG
- the nrdG gene encoding anaerobic ribonucleoside-triphosphate reductase activating protein — translation MLRYINTDIVFQEFPDEVTLAINISGCPCCCPGCHSQFLWANRGDELTAEALSALIHDAKDTITCVGFMGGDGDPAEVDLLAKYVQERYNGLKVGWYTGRTAISPLIDQQHFDYIKVGPYLRHLGGLDSPRTNQRMYRRCTDGSFEDITSRFWKHQSESSL, via the coding sequence ATGCTTCGTTATATTAATACAGATATCGTCTTTCAGGAGTTTCCCGATGAGGTGACGCTTGCCATCAATATTTCGGGATGTCCGTGTTGCTGTCCGGGCTGCCATAGTCAGTTCTTGTGGGCAAATAGGGGAGATGAATTGACGGCTGAAGCACTGTCTGCACTGATTCATGATGCGAAAGATACCATTACCTGTGTGGGCTTTATGGGGGGCGATGGCGACCCAGCGGAAGTCGACCTGCTTGCGAAATATGTCCAAGAACGTTACAACGGTTTGAAGGTTGGTTGGTACACTGGGCGCACGGCAATCTCTCCGCTCATCGATCAACAGCATTTCGACTATATCAAAGTGGGCCCCTACCTCCGCCATTTGGGTGGACTCGATTCCCCACGTACTAACCAACGAATGTACCGCCGCTGCACAGATGGAAGCTTTGAGGATATCACTTCTCGCTTTTGGAAACATCAGTCAGAGAGTAGCTTATAA